Below is a window of Desulfarculaceae bacterium DNA.
GGCGCATCCAGCCGGGCACCAGCCCCTGGCGGGTGAAAAGATCCTGGGCCATGTCGTCGCCTCCTTGTTATTGCGGTTCAAGTCCCGGGCAGGTTTATGGTATTTACGGAGAATCATTGGCGACAACATTGATAAAGCCTTTATGGTTATATGTCAAGCTATTTCTATATCCGTTAAAATACCAGCCTGCCTAAGCTGCCTAGCCGCCCTCATAGCGGCGGCTCCGGCCTGCGCGGTGCTCAAGGCCCGTCCCCATGCGGCCTGGCCGCCGCCTCCGCCCCCGCCGCCCACGGACCACGCCACCCTTGGCCTGTATCTGGCCCTGGCCCTTTTGTTCTTGTTGTTCGTGGGAGTGGGGCTGGCCGCCCGGCGGGCCTGGCTCCGCGCCGGGGGCTTGGCCCCCCTGGACCGCGAGGACGCGGCCCTGTTGCGCACCGCCCGCGACGCCCTCACCTACCTGGTGCGGCGGCGGGCCCGGCGGCTGCGCCTAATGCGGCGTCAGCCCGCGCAGGTGGAAAAGCTGTAGTTGTCCGGCAGGCCCGTGCCGCCTTCCTGGCGCTGCAAGAAGCCCAGCACGGTGCGCAGATAATCCTGGGGCCGGTTGTCATAGGAGTTGTGCCCGCAGGAGGGGATCACCGCCAGCTCGCCCCGGGGTAGGCCCCGGTACATGGCCACCCCCTGCTCCACCGGGAACAGGGCGCTGCGGTCGGGGTAGAGCACCAGGGCGGGCGCGGCCACCCCGGGCAGCATGGGCCTGAGGTCGAACTCATCGCAGCCGTAGGCCCCGCCTTTGTAGCGAAACAGCTCGAAGCGCTCCTCGGCCTTGTCCGGCCCCTGCCACTTGATCATCTTGTCCTTGATGGCCTGATCCAGCTCGGTGAAAGGCTTAGGGAACGCCGCGCGGTTGAACTCCACCATGGGCGTGGGCGCGAAGCACTGGGTGGAGGCCGCGCAGAGGCTTTTCACCAGCTCGGGCCGGGTGGCCGCCGCGTCCAGGGCCACCACCCCGCCCTCGCACTGGCCGATGAGATGCGCGCTCTGAAGGCCCAGGGCGTCCATGACCCCGGCCAGCTCGGCCACGGCGGCCGGGCGGAACTCGTCGCTGAAGTAGAACTCGCGGAAACCCGCCCCCTCGTCGCTCTGGCCGTAGCCCCGGCGGTCGTAGAGCACCACCCTATGCCCGGCCATGACCAGATGGGGCAGCACCCCGCGCCACATCTCCAGGGAGCTGAAGCCGTGGTGCAACAGGATCACCGTGGGACCCTGGCCGTGGTCCTCGTAAAAGACGCGCCGTCCCTCCAGCTCCAGCCAGGCCATGACCCCTCCCAGGTTGCGCAATAAAAAAGGCGCCCGGTCTCCCGGACGCCTTTTACTCTATATTTTTGACCGCTCCCCGGGCAAGCGCTGCCTTGCGGCTCGTTGATCAGAAAGAAAAAGAAGTAGGGAATGAAAAAAGTCCTAAATTCCCTGCCTCCCTCTTTCCCCCGCGCCACCGTAGGCACAGCCAGCCGCCGGTAGGCTAGGCGCCGGCGAGCGACAGCCGGAGGCGTAGGCTGACCTACGTCGAGGCTGGAGCGACGCCGGCAACAACGTATCCCGGCCCCAGGCTGGGGCACCCAGATGGCTGCAACGGGAGCTACTGACTGTGGCCAACTCCCCGAGGCTTTCACGACCCGCCTTGGCGGCGGCGGCACGCCGCCTGGCGAAGCCTGCTTGTTACAAAGTCAGCCCCTAAGCGCTGACTCCCAAGCGTTGCTCCAGGAAGGTAAGCTCCGCCGCCAACTTGGGCTCGGCCCCCAACCGCCGCTCGATCTGATCCACCCCATACATAACCGTGGCGTGGTCGCGGTGGAACACCTCGCCGATGGCCTTGTAGGAGGCGTCGGTGTGGCGGCGGGAAAGGAACATGGCCAAATTGCGCGGGGTGACCACCGCCTTCTTGCGGCTCTTGCCGGTGAGCACCGCCACGGTGAGGCCGTAGACCGAGGCCACCAGGTCGCGGATCTTTTCCGGGGTGTGGCGGGCCAGGCGGGCGCTTATGGAACCCAGCACCTCGGCGGCCAGGGACAGGTCCAGGGGGCGGCCCGCCAGGCTGCCCCGGGCCAGGATGCCCACCAGGGCCGAGCGCATGCGGCGCATGTCGCCGGGGATCTCCTCGGCCAAAAACTCCAGTACCGCGCGGGGCACCCGCACGCCCTCCTGGGCGGCCTGGCGCTCCAGGATGCGCACGCGGGTCTTGAAGTCCGGCGGCTCGATGCCCACGGCCACGCAGTCGGCCAGGCGGCTGGCCAGGGCCGAAGAGAGGCCTTTCACCTCGGCGGGCAGCATGCGCCCGGTGAAGAGCACCCGCTTGCCCTGGTCGGCCAGGGCGTCCAGGGTGAACACCAGCTCCTCCTGGGTTTTCTCCTTGCCGGCCAAAAACTGCACCTCTTCCAGGAGCAGCAGGTCGCAGGAGGCCCGGAAGCGGTCCTTGAACTGCTGGGTCCGCTTGCCCCGGATGGCGGCGGTCATCTGGTTGGTGAACTCCTCGGCGGTCAGATAGGCCACCCGCGAGCCGGGCTTGAGGCCCATCACCTGATGCCCCACCGCCTGGGTGAGATGGCTTTTCCCTAAGCCGGTGGCCGACATGAGGAACAGGCTGTTGGAGAACAGCCCGCTGCCCCCGGCCAGGGCCTTGGCCGCGGCGCAGGCGAACTCGTTGCCCCCGCCGGCCAGGAAGTTGTCGAACACGAAACGCTGGTTGAGGCGGGGCTGGGCCCAGCCGATGCGGGGCAGCTCCATCTGGCGGGGCTGCGGAGCCGGTCCGGTGGCCGGCGGAGGGGGCGGGGCCACCTCAAGGCTGAGGCGGGCCCCGGGCAGCGCGGCTTGCAGGCCGCGCTCCAGGTTGGGCGCGAAGCGCTCGCGCACGGTGTTGCAATGCAGCCGGTTGGGGCAGGAAACCACCAGGCAGTTGTCCCGTAGGCTTTGGGGCCTAAGCGGCTCCAGCCAGAGGGCCTGTTCCTGGGAGTCGAGCTCATCGCCCAAGGCGATGAGAGTTTCTTGCCACAATTGAGAGGCCTTATCACTGTTGGGGGCATCCCAGGGGGCCGTGGTCACTTTCCCCGGGGTGGTGTCGATTATGTCGGTTCGGCCGTGGTTCATGGTTGGAGGTAGCACTGCCCCTGTGTTGCCGCGTATTAGCGGCAAAAAATTAAGAAAAAACCTGACTTTGTAAAAGTTGGACCCGGTGCGACGTATAAGTCTTGCCCATTCTGTCTAAGGCCCCCCCCCGTGGTCAATCGCGGTATGCCCCTGGTAGGGCCCGGCACGGCCCACACTTGGCCACATACAACAAACCTTTGTTTTCACTGTTTATCCCACGCCGCCCCTCCATAGAGCGCATGATAATCGCCCTCCGGGGCCTGCTGGGCTAAACCCCGCCGCTGCCTAGGTTTCTCACAAATGTCACAATTGTGCGATTTTTAGGCCACATTTCCGATCTTCAATTTACTCTGTTTTTTGGCGTTTTTCATCTTTTTTCGCCTTTTTTTGCCCGGCAAAACTCAGCAACGGGTTTTCACTGGCAAATTACCCCAAGCCCTAGGCGGGGCCCAGGGAGATGCCTCGCAAAAAAACGCCCGCCCGCCGGGTCCGTCCCGGGAGGCGGGGGTTCGGCTGTTAGAAAGACTGATGAAGCAGGCTCATTTTTTAGAGCGCCTGGCTCAGGAGCGCAGCCTTGAGCCCCAAGGACTCGGCCACCGCCGGATGCACGATCTCCCCGCCGGCCACATTCACCCCCAGGGCCAGGGCCGGGTCCTCTCGGGCGGCGGCCAGGCCGCGCCCGGCCAGCTTGAGGGCGTAGCCCAAGGTGGCGTTGGTCAGGGCGAAAGTGGAGGTGCGGGCCACCGCGCCGGGGATGTTGGCCACCCCGTAGTGAATCACCCCGTGCACCGTGTACACCGGGTCCGCGTGGCTGGTGGGGCGCATGGTGGCCACGCAGCCGCCCTGGTCGATGGCCACGTCCACGATCACCGAGCCCTCGGGCATCTCACTAACCATCTCCTCGCTCACCAGCATGGGGGCCTTGGCCCCGGGCACCAGCACCGCCCCGATCACCAGATCGGCCCGGCGCACCAGCTCGCCCACGGTGTCGGGCAGGGAGATCAGGGTGGTGATGCGCCCGCCGTAGAGGTCGTCCAGATAGGCCAGGCGGGTGAAGGAGCGGTTTATCACCGTCACCTTGGCCCCCAGGCCCAGGGCCATCTTGAGCGCGGCGTGGCCCACCACCCCGGCCCCCAGAATCACCACCCTGCCCTGGCTCACCCCGGGCACCCCGCCCAGGAGCACCCCGCGCCCGCCCTGGGGCTTTTCCAGCCAGTGGGCCCCGGCCTGCACAGCCATGCGCCCGGCCACCTCGCTCATGGGGGTCAAGAGCGGCAGGCTGCCGTCGGCCAGCTGGATCGTCTCGTAGGCCACGGCGCTCACCCGGTCCTGGGCCAGGCGCCGGGTCAGCTCGGGCTGGGCGGCCAGGTGCAGATAGGTGTAGAGCAACAGCCCGGGCCGGAAATAATCATACTCCGAGGGCAGGGGTTCCTTGACCTTGATCACCATCTCGGCCCCCCAGGCCCCGGCCGCGTCGCTCAGCTCGGCCCCGGCGGCCAGATAGGCCTCGTCCGGGATGCCCGCCCCGGCCCCGGCCCCGGCCTCCACCAACACCCGGTGCCCCGCCGTCACCAGGCGCTGGGCTCCGGCGGGCACCAGGGCCACGCGGTATTCCTCGCTCTTTATCTCCTTGGGCACTCCGATGAGCATGTTCCCTCTTCCGCTTCTCCGGCCCTGGCGGGCCGGGTTTTTCCACCACGTTTTCCACCGCAACCGCCGGGGTTATCCACCGGCCGGCCGCTGCTTTTCCACCGTCACTCCCCCATTATTCCACAAAGCGCCCCGGCTTTTGCGCCCTCTCTCCACCGCGCCTGGGCTGTTTTCCACCGCTTTTCCCCAAGCCATCAACCATTGGCCAACCGCCGCTCAACCAGTTTTCCACCGAGTTTTGCACAAATGGTTTTGCAATTAAAAAACGCACTTACGTAGCTTTTCCACCACAGTGGAAAACTATGCGGCTACCTAAAACTCCCGCCTGGGGCGGGGCCCTATTTGCCGGATTGGTCCAGGTCCAGGATCTCGGTGTCCCCGGGATAGTTCATGGTCTTGAAGCGGGTGAGGTTGACCAGGCGGTGCACGATGTCGCCCAGGCGCTGGGACTGCTCGGCAATGACCCGGCAGTAGTGGGCCGAGCGTTCGGGGTCCGAGCTTTTTTGCAGCAGTTGGGCCGTGGCCAGCAGGGCGGTGAGCGGCTGGTTTATCTGGTGGGCGGCGGCCCCGGCGGTGGCCAGGGCGGCCTCCAGCTTGCCGCGCTCCCGCTGGCTGGCCTCCAGGCGGCGCTTCAGGAGCACGGCGGCCACGCGGTGGGCCAATATCTCGGCGTCCACCGGCTTGCTCAGGTAGTCGTCCGCCCCTTGCCGGAGCGCCTCCACCGCGCTGTCCAGGGAGCCGTGGCTGGTGATGATGATGAAGGGCACCTCTGGCTTGAGGCGCCGGGTCTCGGCCAACACCTCCAGACCGTCCATGCCCGGCATCATCAGGTCGCAGAGCACCAGGTCCACCGCCTCCCGGGCCAGGAGCTCCAAAAGCTGCATCCCGCTGGCGGCGCTCAGGCTGGTGTGGCCCAGGCCGGCCAGCACATGCTCCAGATGGGCGCGGGCCGTGGCCGAATCGTCGGCCACCAGAATCCGCAGGGGCCCTATTTCGTCTCTGCCCCCCAGAGTGCTCGCCAATGTCATGATCCCTCCTCGCCGCGGACCGGCGGCTCCCATCTTAGCAAATCATCCCCCGTGGGGGCTAGCCGCCCTTGTTGCCCCGGAGCGGGGCCGATGCTAGGCTGAGTGGGTGGTCCCAAGGGCTGGAGGAAAGCTTGCTGGATCTGCACACCCATGTTTTGCCCGGCCTGGACGACGGGGCCAAGGACTGGGATGAGGCCCTGGCCATGTGCCGCCTGGCCGTGGCCGACGGCGTGCGCCTCATCGCCGCCACCCCCCACTGGTATCCCGCCCAAAACCCGCCGGAACGCTCCGAAGTGCTGGCCAAGCTGGAGCGCCTCCAGGGCATGGTGGCCGCCGAGGGCCTGGAGCTGAAGCTGGTGCCCGGGGCCGAGGTGGCCCTGGACGCGGAGCTGGGCGAGATGGCCCGCCAGGGGCTCTTGCCCACCCTGGGCTCGGGCCGGGCCCTGCTGTTGGAGTGCCCGCCCCATACCAGCCCGCGCATTCTGCCCGAGTTGGTCTACTCCCTGCGCCTGGCCGGGCTCCGGCCGGTCCTGGCCCATCCGGAGCGCACCTGGTCCGGGACCAAGGACTGGGACTGGCTGGCCGGGCTGGTGGAGCAGGGCTGCCTGGTGCAGCTCACCGGCTCCAGCCTCACCGGCGACATGGGCTCCGCGCCCAAGGCGGCGGCCCAGGAGCTGGTGGCGCGCGGCCTGGCCGGCCTGGTGGCCAGCGACGCCCACTCGGCCGACTGGCGGCCGCCCACCCTGTCCGCCGCCGCCGCCGAGCTGGCCCGCCTGGCCGGGGACGAGGCCGCCCGGGTGCTCACCGTGGAGGCCCCCGCCGCCCTGCTCTCCGGGGCGGAGCCCCCACCGCCCCCCCTGCCCAAGCCCCGGCGCAACTTCTTCTTCTGGCGAAGATAAGCCCCCTCCGCCCCGGGGCGCTGATTTCATTTCCGGTTTGACTCATCAAACCCGCCGGGGCTAGGATTCACTGAAACTAGGCGGGGGCGGCATTCGCCGGGTTTTGGTCCATGCGCCGCCTTGGCCTTCAAACACCGTCTCGGATTTCCGACCGGCCGCGTTGCCCCGCTTCCCATGTACCGCCATGCGCCCAACCCGGAGGGAGCGGCCAGCACCGGGCTACCGCGTTCAGCTTCGCCATCTTGCATCCCCCCACCTTCGCGCTTGCCGCCGGTCTTTGCCAAAAAGTGGGGATCATTATGAAGCGAGGAAGAATCGGCGCCCTGGCCGCCGCGGTGTTGCTGGCCGCGGCCCTGCTGGCCCTCTCTGCCCAGCCCGCCTCCGCCCTGGAATGGATGGTGCGTTACATCGACCAGGAATGGCAGGGCGCCAAGCTGAACCTCAAACAGGGATACGATGCGCTGACCCACAAGATCAACCAGCGCGAGCACAGGGCCGTGGCGCGGGTGAACCAGACCATTACCGAGCTGCAAGAGAAATACAAGGGCCGGGGCGATGTGCTGCGGCGGCGGGTGGCGATGTTGGAGCAGGAAAAGGCCTACCTGGCAGCGTTCTGGAATAAATACCGGCAGCGGGCCAAGCAAAACTATTACAACGAGCGCAAGCGGGTGGACAGCTTCTACCGCACCTGGCGCAAGGAGTGGTCACCCGGCGGGGCCAAGGACCTGGCCTGGCGGCAGGACACCAAGCGCAGCAGCACCAAGACGATCGATTGGTGCATCAAGTGCAAGCAAAGCACCCCCGCCAGCTTCCGGGTGCAGGTCCCCTCCTGGGCCAAAACCGCCACCCTGGGCATAGCACACGGCTACGACGACACCGGCGACCGCTGCGTCGACTTCACCGCCTCCTGCGGCCAGGGCGCCATCCGGCGCAAGCACTGCTCCACCGGATGGGAGCATTACAAGCTTCAGTGCCGGGGCGGGGGCGTCTTCACCCTTAACCTGCAAGACGGCGACACCAAACCCGGCGGGGAACACCCCGGCAACGGGGGTGAGTGGAAGGTCAGCTTCAGTAATTAGGCGCGGATAAGGCCCCGCCGCCCGGTTGCCGGACGCAAAAAAGGCCGCCGCGCCGTGTTCAGCGCGGCGGCCTGCCTAAATTGTCTGTGGGGCCCGGAGGTGGCTTACTGCTTGTCCCCGGCGGGCTTGTCCTCGATGGCCTCGGACTTGGCCGAATTCAACTCTTGTTCCTTCTCCTCGTCCTTGACCCCGCCCTTGAAGTTCTTGATGGCCTTGCCAAGGTTGCCCCCGATCATGGGCAGCTTGCCGGCGCCGAAGATCAACAGAACGATGACCAGAATGATGAGAAGTTCGGGAATGC
It encodes the following:
- the ald gene encoding alanine dehydrogenase; the protein is MLIGVPKEIKSEEYRVALVPAGAQRLVTAGHRVLVEAGAGAGAGIPDEAYLAAGAELSDAAGAWGAEMVIKVKEPLPSEYDYFRPGLLLYTYLHLAAQPELTRRLAQDRVSAVAYETIQLADGSLPLLTPMSEVAGRMAVQAGAHWLEKPQGGRGVLLGGVPGVSQGRVVILGAGVVGHAALKMALGLGAKVTVINRSFTRLAYLDDLYGGRITTLISLPDTVGELVRRADLVIGAVLVPGAKAPMLVSEEMVSEMPEGSVIVDVAIDQGGCVATMRPTSHADPVYTVHGVIHYGVANIPGAVARTSTFALTNATLGYALKLAGRGLAAAREDPALALGVNVAGGEIVHPAVAESLGLKAALLSQAL
- the tatA gene encoding twin-arginine translocase TatA/TatE family subunit; translated protein: MIGGIGIPELLIILVIVLLIFGAGKLPMIGGNLGKAIKNFKGGVKDEEKEQELNSAKSEAIEDKPAGDKQ
- the dnaA gene encoding chromosomal replication initiator protein DnaA; translated protein: MNHGRTDIIDTTPGKVTTAPWDAPNSDKASQLWQETLIALGDELDSQEQALWLEPLRPQSLRDNCLVVSCPNRLHCNTVRERFAPNLERGLQAALPGARLSLEVAPPPPPATGPAPQPRQMELPRIGWAQPRLNQRFVFDNFLAGGGNEFACAAAKALAGGSGLFSNSLFLMSATGLGKSHLTQAVGHQVMGLKPGSRVAYLTAEEFTNQMTAAIRGKRTQQFKDRFRASCDLLLLEEVQFLAGKEKTQEELVFTLDALADQGKRVLFTGRMLPAEVKGLSSALASRLADCVAVGIEPPDFKTRVRILERQAAQEGVRVPRAVLEFLAEEIPGDMRRMRSALVGILARGSLAGRPLDLSLAAEVLGSISARLARHTPEKIRDLVASVYGLTVAVLTGKSRKKAVVTPRNLAMFLSRRHTDASYKAIGEVFHRDHATVMYGVDQIERRLGAEPKLAAELTFLEQRLGVSA
- a CDS encoding alpha/beta hydrolase encodes the protein MAWLELEGRRVFYEDHGQGPTVILLHHGFSSLEMWRGVLPHLVMAGHRVVLYDRRGYGQSDEGAGFREFYFSDEFRPAAVAELAGVMDALGLQSAHLIGQCEGGVVALDAAATRPELVKSLCAASTQCFAPTPMVEFNRAAFPKPFTELDQAIKDKMIKWQGPDKAEERFELFRYKGGAYGCDEFDLRPMLPGVAAPALVLYPDRSALFPVEQGVAMYRGLPRGELAVIPSCGHNSYDNRPQDYLRTVLGFLQRQEGGTGLPDNYSFSTCAG
- a CDS encoding response regulator, whose amino-acid sequence is MTLASTLGGRDEIGPLRILVADDSATARAHLEHVLAGLGHTSLSAASGMQLLELLAREAVDLVLCDLMMPGMDGLEVLAETRRLKPEVPFIIITSHGSLDSAVEALRQGADDYLSKPVDAEILAHRVAAVLLKRRLEASQRERGKLEAALATAGAAAHQINQPLTALLATAQLLQKSSDPERSAHYCRVIAEQSQRLGDIVHRLVNLTRFKTMNYPGDTEILDLDQSGK